Proteins encoded together in one Salvelinus fontinalis isolate EN_2023a chromosome 6, ASM2944872v1, whole genome shotgun sequence window:
- the LOC129857376 gene encoding V-type proton ATPase subunit C 1-A — protein sequence MTEFWLISAPGEKTCQQTWDQMMVATTRNNNLSTNNKFNIPDLKVGTLDVLVGLSDDLAKLDSFIEGVVKKVSQYMADVLEDSRDKVQENLLANGVDLVTYITRFQWDMAKYPIKQSLKNISDIISKQVSQIDNDLKARASAYNNLKGNLQNLERKNAGSLLTRSLADIVKKEDFVIDSEYLITMLVVVPKTSYADWQKTYETLSEMVVPRSTNLLFEDHDSGLFSVTLFRKAIDDFRHKARENKYTVRDFQYNEQEMNADKEEMTRLSTDKKKQFGPLVRWLKVNFSEAFIAWIHIKALRVFVESVLRYGLPVNFQAMLLQPNKKNMKKLREVLNDLYKHLDSSAAAVIDSAMDIPGLNLSQQEYYPYVYYKIDCNLLDFK from the exons ATGACAGAGTTCTGGTTGATCTCAGCTCCTGGAGAGAAGACCTGTCAGCAGACATGGGACCAGATGATGGTGGCCACCACCCGCAACAACAACCTGTCCACCAACAACAAGTTCAACATCCCAGACCTCAAG GTGGGGACGCTAGATGTGTTAGTTGGgctgtcagatgacctggccaaaCTGGACTCCTTTATTGAAGG tgtggtgaagaaggtgtcTCAGTACATGGCTGATGTGTTGGAGGACAGCCGAGACAAAGTCCAGGAGAACCTGCTGGCCAACGGAG TGGATCTGGTGACCTACATCACACGGTTTCAGTGGGACATGGCCAAGTACCCCATCAAGCAGTCACTGAAGAACATCTCTGATATCATATCCAAG cAAGTAAGCCAGATTGACAACGACCTGAAGGCCAGAGCGTCTGCCTACAACAACCTGAAAGGGAACCTGCAGAATCTGGAGAGGAAGAACGC GGGGAGCCTGCTGACCAGGAGTCTGGCTGACATTGTCAAGAAGGAGGACTTTGTGATTGACTCTGAGTATCTGATCACTATGCTGGTGGTTGTACCAAA GACGAGTTATGCTGACTGGCAGAAGACCTATGAAACGTTGTCTGAAATGGTGGTACCCCGATCCACTAA CCTGCTGTTTGAGGACCATGACAGTGGTCTGTTCAGCGTCACCCTATTCAGGAAGGCCATTGATGACTTCAGACACAAGGCCAGAGAGAAcaa GTACACAGTCAGGGACTTCCAGTACAACGAGCAGGAGATGAATGCGGACAAAGAGGAGATGACACGTCTCTCCACAGACAAGAAGAAGCAGTTT GGGCCCCTGGTGCGATGGCTGAAAGTGAACTTCAGTGAGGCCTTCATCGCATGGATTCACATCAAGGCTCTGAGGGTCTTTGTGGAGTCTGTCTTAAG ATATGGGCTGCCCGTGAACTTCCAGGCCATGCTGCTCCAGCCCAACAAGAAGAACATGAAGAAACTGAGGGAGGTTCTCAATGACCTATACAAACACCTGGACAGCAGCGCTGCAGCTGTCATTGAT TCTGCCATGGATATCCCTGGTCTGAACCTGAGCCAGCAGGAGTACTACCCTTATGTTTACTACAAGATAGACTGTAACCTGCTGGACTTTAAATAG